In Acidisarcina polymorpha, the DNA window TGCCTTCAGTTCTGCAATCGCAATACCATAGGCCGGCGCTTTATCCGTGTTGATGACCTCCGGCTTCTCCAAGCCCTTCAAGCTGCGTAATGCCTTGCCAAGGAAGCGTTTTGCCGCTTGGGCGTTTCGTGTTGGGGAGAGATAGAAGTCGATCGTCTCCCCATGCTTGCCGAGCGCCCGGTATAGGTAGGTCCATCGACCGCGAACTTTTACGTACGTTTCGTCGACTCGCCAGCTCGTCGATTGCGGGCGCCGCCACTGCCAGCGCAGCCGCTTCTCCATCTCAGGCGCATATCTTTGAACCCAGCGGTAGATCGTGGAATGATCAACGCTCACGCCGCGTTCGCCCATCATCTGCTTGGTATCCCGATAACTGATGCCATAGCGACAGTACCAACGCACCGCCCAAAGGATGACCGCTCCTTCAAATTGACGCCATCTGAAATCTGACATGTCTCGCTCCGCTCGCCTTCAGCTCATTCTCACGACACATCCCCAACTTTGCAATAGAGCCCTTCCACTGACAGGGGGATACATGCGCCGAAGCGAGCCTAAGCAAGCAGGTCTACCTGCTGTCAACCCGCGC includes these proteins:
- a CDS encoding IS6 family transposase; translation: MSDFRWRQFEGAVILWAVRWYCRYGISYRDTKQMMGERGVSVDHSTIYRWVQRYAPEMEKRLRWQWRRPQSTSWRVDETYVKVRGRWTYLYRALGKHGETIDFYLSPTRNAQAAKRFLGKALRSLKGLEKPEVINTDKAPAYGIAIAELKAEGKCPQTTTHRQVKYLNNVIEADHGKLKQLIRPVRGFKTLKTAYATIKGFEVMRALRKGQAAVFNLTRDILGEARIVERAFGIGPCALAEAVGLIDERLLLQTA